The DNA window GGTACTTTGTCACCAGATTACAGCAGGAAATCCAATCCACAGCAGGTTTTCAAGAAGATCTCCCCTACTGAGTTTCAATACAGGAAGGACCATAATCTGTGTTTTAGGTGTGGAGAAAGATTCAGTCCAGGGCATAATTGCAAAAGCAGGGGAATCCACATGATGTTAGTAGATGATGGGGACAAATGTGATACAGATCAGACAGTAGATCAGACAGCAGAAGAAGAGGAAGTTATTGAGTACGTGGGGAACCAGCAGGAGCATGATGTGATGCTAACCTTGCATGCAATGTCAGGAGAATTATCATCTAGCATCATCAAAATGCAGGGGCGGTATAAGGGTCATCATCTGACAATCCTTCTAGATGGAGGAAGTACTAACTGCTTTATCAAGAGATCTGTGGCTCAGATGTACCCAGAAATGGTGCAGAGGCATAGGCCTTTTAAGGTCAAGATAGCTGATGGCAAGGAGTTGCAATGTGACCACTGGATTCCTAGGATGCAATGGGACATGCAGGACCACAAATTTACACATGATGTGTTTGTCCTGGATCTGGAACCTTATGATTTGATATTGGGGGTGGACTGGATGAAATCCTACAGTCCTATCACTTTTGACTTCAAGAAATTGCATCTGTCTTTTGAAAAGGAAGGGGAGCAGGTGGTGCTAAGGGGAGATTCCAACACTGCCAATGTTAGGATGCAGCAAGGCTTATCAGCTCACAAGTATGTCAAGCATAAGATCAGGAAGGCTCTACAGCAGTCTTGCATGGTGCAGATTCACAATTCACAGGTAATGTCTGTACCAGATTCTCTCACTAAATTGTTGGCCAAATATGATGATGTCTTTGCAGAACCTAAATCTCTCCCTCCTAACAGATGCCATGACCACCAAATTCCCCTTAAATCAGATGCCAAACCTTTCAAAATTCCTCCATACAGGTACCCCCATTttcaaaaacatgaaattgacaGGCAAGTAAAAGACATGTTAGCCTCTGGCCTTATACAGATCAGCCACAGCCCCTTTGCATCTCCTGCTCtattagtcaaaaaaaaaagatgggagTTGGAGACTCTGTATTGATTATAGACAGTTAAACAACCTTACCATAAAAGATAAGTTTCCAATTCCCATTATAGATGACCTGTTAGATGAGTTACATGGAGCAAGGGTCTTTTCTAAAATTGACCTTAGATCAGGCTACCACCAAATCAGAATGAACTCTGATGACATCCCCAAAACTGCTTTCAGGACTCACTCTGGACTATATGAGTTCCTtgtaatgccatttggactcACCAATGCACCTGCCACCTTTCAGGCACTAATGAACTCAGTTTTTGAGCCTTACATCAGAAAATTTGTCCTTGTGTTCTTTGATGACATTCTGATCTATAGTCCAGACCACAAAACTCACTTACACCACTTATCCCTAGTACTAGAGACCTTGAAAAGACACTTCCTATATGCAAAGATGTCAAAATGTTCATTTGGTCAGAATCAAGTGGAGTATCTGGGACATATAATTACTAGTGAAGGGGTGAAAACTGATCCATCCAAGGTAGAAGCTATGCTGTCCTGGCCAACTCCTACCTGCTTGAAGGCCCTCAGAGGATTCTTGGGTTTAACAGGTTACTACAGGAGGTTTGTTAAGGGGTACGGAGAGATGGCCAAACCTCTCACTGAGTTGCTGAAGAAGGATCAGTTTGCTTGGGGTACTGCTGCAGAATCTGCATTCCAGCAGTTGAAAATGGCCATGAGCAGGACACCAGTGTTAGCTTTACCTGATTTTTCAAAGCCATTTCTGTTGGAAACTGATGCTAGTCAGTTAGCCATTGGGGCAGTTCTGATGCAACAGGGGAGACCTATAGCCTACTACAGTCAAGTGTTAGGACAGAAAAATCAGACCAGATCCACTTATGAGAAGGAGCTGCTATCACTCATCACTGCAGTTCAAAAATGGAAACATTACTTGATGGGAAACCATTTCATTATAAAGACTGATCATGAGAGCCTCAAATACTTGCTGGACCAGAAAATAAACACTTCCCTTCAGCAGAAATGGTTGATTAAACTGATGGGAATGGATTATGAGATTCAGTACAAAAGGGGTAAAGACAACGTGGTTGCAGATGCATTGTCAAGGAGAGGTGAGCAGGGAGATCCAGCAGAAGCATTTGTGCATTCTCTTACTACCATTAAACCTCAATGGTTGACAATGGTGGCTGAGAGCTACATTGGGGATGAAATAGCTAAAGAAGCACTGATGAAGTTGGCTATGGGAGCTGATGCACTGCCTGACCACTCTTATCACCAGGGGATTTTGAGGTTTAAGGGTAGGATATGGATAGGTGCAGGCTCCGGGTTAAGACAAAAATTGATCTCCTGCTTCCATGATTCTTGCCTTGGGGGGCACTCtggaaatcatggtacttatcAGAGGATCAAGAGCTATGTGTATTGGCCCGGAATGAAGAGGGAAGTGGAACAATATGTACAGGGGTGTGATATTTGTAAGAGGAGTAAGAGTGAAAATTGCTCTTATCCAGGACTGCTGCAACCATTAGCTATACCTGAGCAAGCTTGGCAACAAATTTCTATGGACTTCATAGAGGGGCTACCCAAGTCTTTTGGCTGCAATGTCATCTATGTAGTGGTGGATAGGTTTACTAAATATGCTCACTTCATTCCTATGACCTCTCATTACACTGCTAAAAGTGTAGCAGAGGCCTTCTTTGATCAAATTTTCAGGTTGCATGGCTTACCAACCCACATTGTCTCTGACAGGGACAGGGCTTTTACTAGCCTATTCTGGCAGGAACTTTTTAAAATGCTGGGCACAGAGCTCAACTTTTCTTCTGCTTACCACCCTCAATCTGATGGACAGACTGAGAGGGTTAACAGATGTGTGGAGAGCTATTTGAGAAGCGTGTGCATGGATCAACCAGGGAAATGGAGGAAATGGCTTCCTGCAGCTGAATGGTGGTACAACACCAACTATCATAGCAGTCTGCAAATGCCACCCTTTCAGGCCTTGTATGGTTACAAACCTATCCAGCTGAATCTGAGGCCTGATACCACGTTAGTGGCTGCAGTGGAAGATTGGGCACAGGAGAGATTGGGGTGGAATTCCTTGCTCAGGGAGAACCTGCTAAAGGCTCAGAATAGAATGAAACAGTTGGCTGATAAAGGGAGGAGTGACAGGGAATTTGAAGTGGGAGAGTGGGCTTATCTGAAGCTCCAACCTTACAAACAAACTTCTGTAGCCGTGAGAAGGAATTTAAAACTCACTGCCAAGTACTACGGACCCTATCAGGTGGAACAGAAGGTAGGTACTGTAGCCTATAAGTTGCAGCTACCTGCAGGGTCTAACATCCATCCTGTCTTTCATGTCTCACTGCTCAAGAAGTCACCTAAGGAGGCTCCAGTCAGTACTACATTGCCTACCTTGAATGCAGATAGTGAGTTCGAGGTAGTGCCCTTAGCAGTATTGGACAGGAGAACAATTTATAGGAAGGGTCAGGGAATAGATCAGGTGTTGGTGCAATGGGAAAACATGGAACCTGAGGAAGCCACTTGGGAAGACCTGTCGTTCATTCATGCCCAATTCCCTGCTTTCACAATCAATCAATCCTAGAGACTAGGATTATTTTTAGGGGGAGGTATTGTTATGGCCCGTATCAGTTCAAGCTTCATGCACAAGCTACCAAGATGAGTCAGCAAAGGAATGAGCAGAGGAAATGTGATCACAAGGGCAGGATCACGTGGCTGAGCATTATTACAACAGAATTAGGAAGTTAGTTATTTGGCGGGAAAGTTAGTTAGTCAATTGCAGATTGTTTTCTTGAGCTGAAGGCTCTAATCTGTATAAATAATGCGTCTGTCTACTAGGGAGCTTAGCTTGATTGTAATCCAGATTTTCCCTCTCAATAAGATCTCATCTTTCTCCTTCTCtgccctttcttctctttcccccAATTTCCCTTTCTGATcacttctcttttctccttctaTCTCTTATCCCTAATTCAACTCTGTCTGATCCATTACATAAAAACTCGATTTTTGAACGAAATTAGTAGTACATCTCTAACTTGTAAGGGTATAGATTTTACAAGCCTTAAATATGTGAGacataaaaaatattttgcaaaaatataagggatgaaattcatcattttctcttttagttttgattgggaagaattttgtttttccattttGCCCCTGATATAATGCGCATGTGGTGGGGTATATGACTCTAAGCCAGAAACTTGGTCGGAGTTGGGTTATGGAACCAATGAATTGACTTTTCCAACTTAACAAGTCCACGCTAAAACTGCCATCCTCGCTTCATGATGTTAATTCTACTACCGTTTCGTTATTCATCTGAATTGGGGACTTTAAATTCCACAACATTTCTTAAAGACAAATGGCGAAATCCCAATCCTACGCTTCAATGGAATAACGACCAATTTTTCCATCAGAAAAGTGAGTTAGCATTTGAGCTATTTTTGGGGGTGTCAGCATGTGAGACAATTTGGATtagctccgtttggattagctccgtttggattagcatAATGTTCCTTTTTCTTGTATACCTCTGCTTTCTCTTCAATTTGTTGTTTGTCATCGCTTCCACTGGCAGTACTCCGCCTTACACCCCCACAGATTATATCCTGATCAACTGCGGCTCATCCTCGAATTCAACCTCAGTTGATGGCCGGAAATGGGACGGTGACGTGGGCTCAAAATTCTCACCGAACGACATGGCAAATATTTCATCAGCAGTCACAGCCACCGAGCTAGACTCCTCAGTCAGCGGAGTCCCTTTTTCAAGTGCCCGAATCATCCGTTCTCAGTGTAGGAAAAAAGCGGCCCGAACAATGTCAACACGTGGATACTTGAGTCGTGCTAGAAAGCActgtcctaagaaactatttcagGGTATTGAAACGTTTCTCCAGAATTAAACAAGTCTTCCTCTACTTTGTGAGAGGGACGTAGAACcagcaaaattttgaaacaaaaccAACAGGTGAAATAAGAATATTAAGAAGAGCAGATGGAGAAAGGGAGGAGAGAGTTTGCGAAGTGTAGACTTCGTTtctcggtgtgcaaatgaacctGACAAATGGTTCTATTTATAGGCTACAGGATACGGAATAGAGTGATAGAGGATAGGATTTTGAGAGCTGATTTTCCGTGAGCATATGCATGCATCTCGTACCAGATTTAGCATTTGAAGTGGTCAGAGGTCTATCCTCTATTGTGAAAGCCGAGGTCAAAGCAAGCACGTGAACAATTCCTTTGGCTAAAACATATCAACTAGCCTTCTGACTTTGCCTTTTAGGCCTTATCAAAATTTTGTCGTTGAAAAATTCTCCCTAAGAATAGGAACAGACGTTTGGAGAGCTTTATCAGATAACCTGTTATCATAACAAACATAttaaaatcttttgaaatatctATCATTCACAACAATCTCCcacctatttcaaaagat is part of the Coffea eugenioides isolate CCC68of chromosome 6, Ceug_1.0, whole genome shotgun sequence genome and encodes:
- the LOC113773987 gene encoding uncharacterized protein LOC113773987 — protein: MAEGTRMKSFEEQLRKQEARIQAVIDSLAADKQAMDERLEGNQREMRALMETNNSELKSFMSTQISSILRSLQGDRGILGNPTGSAERTPNHRSTGAQGVRQGEFGNSTRGDGQHWPVGVPRLDFPRFEGHSPKEWIRKCEKFFQLFHTPEDQQMDLVELHLEGKADLWYQNFKKDRGVVQWKDFGLEVCRRFSNVGEADAVEEFSKLSQSSTVLAYQEKFEELRSIVMLQVPELTESYYIASFLSGLKGEIKSAVKMHRPLSLQAAFEMARWQEHHLELLHKSNRTSLKSGPQSTPYGSTKGVQDPGVRQTGTLSPDYSRKSNPQQVFKKISPTEFQYRKDHNLCFRCGERFSPGHNCKSRGIHMMLVDDGDKCDTDQTVDQTAEEEEVIEYVGNQQEHDVMLTLHAMSGELSSSIIKMQGRYKGHHLTILLDGGSTNCFIKRSVAQMYPEMVQRHRPFKVKIADGKELQCDHWIPRMQWDMQDHKFTHDVFVLDLEPYDLILGVDWMKSYSPITFDFKKLHLSFEKEGEQVVLRGDSNTANVRMQQGLSAHKYVKHKIRKALQQSCMVQIHNSQVMSVPDSLTKLLAKYDDVFAEPKSLPPNRCHDHQIPLKSDAKPFKIPPYRYPHFQKHEIDRQVKDMLASGLIQISHSPFASPALLVKKKRWELETLY